A portion of the Microbulbifer agarilyticus genome contains these proteins:
- the hda gene encoding DnaA regulatory inactivator Hda, with the protein MAGSSQSGGVPQQLPLGVSLRDDATFANFFQSPDDGNRQVVGMLQAFASGQSPEQAMYLWGESGSGVTHLLQSACQVAEATGRRFQYLPLTDLIHADPEQIVEGLENLDLVCIDDLQEIEGGAHWQTALFHLYNRLRDSGRQLLLGARKSPRGLNLTLADLQSRLQWGLTFQLHPLSDSDKLGALIQRSKLRGFDLPEDVAQYILHRAPRDTRALFACLEQLDRASLQAQRKVTIPFVKQVLNI; encoded by the coding sequence GTGGCAGGTAGCAGTCAATCCGGTGGTGTGCCGCAGCAACTCCCTTTAGGAGTTTCCCTGCGCGACGACGCCACCTTTGCCAACTTTTTCCAGTCGCCGGACGATGGCAATCGTCAGGTGGTAGGTATGTTGCAGGCCTTTGCCAGTGGGCAAAGTCCGGAGCAGGCAATGTACCTCTGGGGGGAGTCCGGCAGTGGGGTGACGCATCTGCTGCAATCCGCCTGTCAGGTGGCTGAAGCCACCGGGCGCCGCTTCCAGTACCTGCCGCTGACGGATCTTATTCACGCCGACCCGGAGCAGATTGTCGAAGGATTGGAGAACCTGGATCTCGTCTGTATCGATGACCTGCAGGAGATCGAGGGTGGCGCACACTGGCAGACGGCGCTGTTTCACCTGTACAACCGCCTGCGTGATAGCGGCCGACAGCTGCTGTTGGGCGCGCGTAAGTCACCGCGCGGCCTGAATCTTACCCTGGCGGACCTGCAGTCCCGCCTGCAGTGGGGCCTCACCTTTCAGCTTCATCCCCTCAGCGACAGCGACAAGCTGGGCGCACTGATCCAGCGCAGCAAGTTGCGCGGGTTCGACCTGCCAGAGGATGTGGCCCAATACATTCTGCACCGGGCGCCGCGGGATACCCGCGCTCTGTTCGCCTGCCTGGAGCAACTCGACCGCGCCTCTTTGCAGGCGCAGCGCAAAGTCACCATTCCTTTCGTCAAGCAGGTCCTCAATATTTGA
- a CDS encoding DUF2066 domain-containing protein: MPSIITPRVLLCFAFMLAVLLALPASARVMPDLYDVSEAVASRGASDRASATARGLERVFIRVTGDLEIAQDPKIAPVLQQSQKLVQSYRYESDGNQLYLNLAFDPQAVGDLVHKLQLPLWPNNRPGTLVWMAVDTLQGGRDSLRQEDYPELFGLLDGLAMERGLPLDFPVMDLNDQRNMPLGSLWAQDEGAAERAGVRYRPDATLMGRLLQTSGQRWQANWLLIHGGRSYAFDASGSSMEEVALRGVNGAANLLAERYAVRSSDTGVTSAVLVEISGIRSFAQYSAATSYLHGLAQVSSADVLAVHGDRLTLALTTSTQLQTLQNLLSLNRNLQSARDDGLVDLSGYRAPLGSAQNPLRYSWQ; encoded by the coding sequence ATGCCATCGATCATAACCCCCCGGGTATTACTCTGTTTCGCTTTCATGCTGGCGGTACTGCTGGCCCTGCCTGCTTCGGCCCGCGTGATGCCAGACCTCTACGATGTCAGCGAGGCGGTTGCCAGCCGCGGCGCCAGCGACCGGGCGAGTGCCACGGCGCGCGGCCTGGAACGCGTATTTATCCGGGTAACCGGTGACCTGGAAATAGCCCAAGATCCCAAGATCGCACCGGTGCTCCAGCAATCCCAGAAGCTGGTGCAGAGCTACCGCTATGAAAGCGACGGCAACCAGCTCTACCTGAACCTGGCGTTTGACCCGCAGGCGGTGGGCGACCTGGTGCACAAGCTGCAATTGCCGCTGTGGCCCAACAACCGCCCGGGTACTCTGGTGTGGATGGCGGTCGATACCCTGCAGGGCGGACGCGACTCCCTGCGCCAGGAAGACTACCCGGAGCTGTTCGGCCTGCTTGACGGTCTCGCCATGGAGCGCGGCCTGCCTCTCGACTTTCCCGTCATGGATTTGAATGACCAACGCAACATGCCACTGGGCAGCCTGTGGGCACAAGATGAAGGTGCGGCCGAGCGCGCCGGCGTGCGCTACCGCCCGGATGCCACCCTGATGGGGCGCCTGCTCCAGACTTCTGGCCAGCGCTGGCAAGCCAACTGGCTGTTGATCCACGGCGGTCGCAGCTATGCCTTCGACGCCAGTGGTAGCTCTATGGAAGAAGTGGCTCTGCGCGGTGTGAACGGTGCGGCCAATCTGCTGGCTGAGCGCTACGCGGTGCGTAGTTCTGATACCGGCGTAACCAGCGCGGTGCTGGTAGAAATCTCCGGCATTCGCAGCTTCGCCCAGTACTCCGCGGCGACTTCCTACCTGCACGGCTTGGCCCAGGTCAGCAGCGCAGACGTGCTTGCTGTGCATGGCGACCGCCTGACTCTGGCTCTGACCACCAGTACTCAGCTGCAAACCCTGCAGAATCTCCTCTCCCTGAACCGCAACCTGCAGTCGGCCCGAGACGACGGGCTGGTCGACCTCTCCGGCTACCGCGCGCCGCTGGGCAGTGCACAGAATCCGTTGCGATACAGCTGGCAGTAA
- the purM gene encoding phosphoribosylformylglycinamidine cyclo-ligase, with the protein MSDSKPNSSTSPSLNYKDAGVDIDAGNALVERIKHVAKRTTRPEVMGGLGGFGALCQLPSGYKEPVLVSGTDGVGTKLRLAMDLGIHDSIGIDLVAMCVNDLVVAGAEPLFFLDYYATGKLNVDIAADVVTGIGKGCELAGAALVGGETAEMPGMYEGEDYDLAGFCVGVVEKSEIIDGSKVKTGDKLIGLGASGPHSNGYSLIRKVLEISGADLNKDLEGKSLAESLIAPTRIYVKSLLALMKEVQVNALSHITGGGLLENLPRVLPDNARAVIDTKSWDLPPVFRWLQEAGNIESREMYRTFNCGVGMVICVPAEQADKAVAKLQELGEDAFIVGSIEAADGGEAVELAGL; encoded by the coding sequence ATGAGCGACTCCAAGCCCAACTCCTCCACAAGCCCTTCTCTCAACTATAAAGACGCCGGTGTCGATATCGACGCGGGTAACGCTCTGGTTGAGCGTATCAAGCACGTGGCCAAGCGCACCACGCGCCCGGAGGTCATGGGCGGCCTGGGCGGCTTCGGCGCCCTCTGCCAGCTGCCGAGCGGTTATAAAGAGCCGGTACTGGTGTCCGGCACTGACGGTGTCGGCACCAAACTGCGCCTGGCTATGGATCTGGGCATCCACGACAGCATCGGTATCGATCTGGTCGCCATGTGTGTCAACGATCTGGTAGTGGCCGGCGCAGAACCTCTGTTCTTCCTGGACTACTACGCCACCGGCAAACTGAACGTCGACATTGCAGCCGACGTAGTCACCGGCATCGGCAAAGGCTGTGAACTGGCCGGCGCGGCACTGGTGGGCGGCGAGACCGCTGAAATGCCCGGCATGTACGAGGGTGAAGACTACGACCTGGCAGGTTTCTGTGTGGGCGTGGTAGAAAAATCCGAAATCATCGACGGCAGCAAGGTTAAGACCGGCGACAAGCTAATTGGCCTCGGCGCCTCTGGCCCGCACTCCAACGGCTACTCCCTGATCCGAAAGGTGCTGGAAATCAGCGGTGCGGACCTGAACAAGGACCTCGAAGGCAAATCCCTGGCCGAATCCCTGATTGCGCCGACCCGTATCTACGTGAAGAGCCTGCTCGCCCTGATGAAGGAAGTGCAGGTTAACGCGCTGAGCCACATTACCGGTGGCGGCCTGCTGGAAAATCTGCCGCGGGTACTGCCGGACAACGCCCGTGCGGTTATCGATACCAAGAGCTGGGACCTGCCTCCGGTATTCCGTTGGCTGCAGGAAGCCGGCAACATTGAAAGCCGCGAGATGTACCGCACCTTTAACTGTGGTGTGGGCATGGTGATCTGTGTGCCCGCTGAGCAGGCAGACAAGGCCGTTGCCAAGCTGCAGGAACTGGGCGAAGACGCCTTTATCGTCGGCAGCATTGAAGCAGCCGACGGTGGCGAAGCGGTTGAGCTGGCGGGCCTGTAA
- the purN gene encoding phosphoribosylglycinamide formyltransferase, whose translation MSADSSSPTRKCRAVVLISGSGSNLQTFLDAAANAECEYAVEAVISNKADAYGLTRAQNAGVSTEVLSHKDFADRDSFDRAMVKLIDSYEPDLVILAGFMRILTPDFVRHYSGRLLNIHPSLLPKYQGLHTHKRALEAGDDEHGATVHFVTEELDGGPPILQAAVPIETGDTPELLAQRVLVQEHKIYPQVAQWFAQGRLRMVGDRAEFDGELLPRSGLRL comes from the coding sequence ATGTCTGCCGATTCCTCTTCTCCAACGCGCAAGTGCCGCGCCGTAGTCCTTATCTCCGGCAGCGGCAGCAACCTGCAGACGTTCCTCGATGCAGCGGCAAACGCGGAATGCGAATACGCCGTTGAAGCCGTCATCAGTAACAAAGCCGATGCCTACGGGCTCACCCGCGCGCAAAATGCGGGTGTATCGACCGAGGTTCTGAGCCACAAGGACTTCGCCGACCGCGACAGTTTCGACCGGGCCATGGTCAAGCTCATCGACAGCTATGAACCGGACCTGGTCATACTGGCCGGGTTTATGCGCATCCTTACCCCGGACTTTGTACGCCACTACAGTGGACGGCTATTGAACATTCATCCATCTTTGCTGCCAAAGTACCAGGGCCTGCACACGCACAAGCGTGCACTGGAAGCGGGTGACGATGAACATGGCGCCACCGTGCACTTTGTCACCGAGGAGCTGGATGGTGGCCCGCCTATTTTGCAGGCTGCCGTCCCCATCGAAACCGGTGATACGCCAGAGTTGCTTGCACAACGGGTGCTGGTGCAGGAACATAAAATCTACCCGCAGGTGGCCCAGTGGTTTGCCCAAGGGCGTCTTCGCATGGTCGGCGACCGCGCCGAATTCGACGGAGAGCTACTACCTCGCAGCGGGTTGCGGTTGTAG
- a CDS encoding DUF3108 domain-containing protein — MASVAETSAQPAAPRVLLPFTATYEAKFSGFAVKAERTLSGNPQSWRLDFSAHSMFAKIEEYSRFAQKGLRLIPQHYDYQKSGLGRDRHTALSFEDDGKRVVNIYNKSRSIEKAPENIQDKISYQMQLAIDVANGKQPLKYLVADGKKIREYEFEVAGKETVKTPMGEIETIKVQRIRDEGAQRVTNIWFAPEWNYALVKLMQREENGKSYQITLTKLLIDGKEISIKK, encoded by the coding sequence CTGGCGAGTGTTGCCGAGACAAGCGCTCAACCTGCAGCGCCCCGCGTCCTACTCCCCTTCACCGCCACCTACGAAGCCAAGTTCAGCGGTTTTGCCGTCAAGGCGGAGCGCACCCTCAGCGGCAACCCGCAAAGCTGGCGCCTGGATTTTTCCGCACACTCCATGTTCGCGAAAATTGAAGAGTACTCCCGCTTCGCACAGAAAGGGCTGCGCCTGATCCCGCAACACTACGATTATCAAAAATCCGGCCTCGGCCGCGATCGTCACACCGCGCTCAGTTTTGAAGATGACGGAAAACGTGTCGTCAATATTTACAACAAGTCCCGCAGCATTGAAAAAGCACCGGAAAATATTCAAGACAAGATAAGTTATCAGATGCAATTGGCCATTGACGTTGCCAATGGAAAACAACCATTGAAGTATCTGGTGGCCGACGGAAAAAAAATTCGTGAGTACGAATTTGAAGTGGCGGGCAAGGAAACCGTCAAAACACCAATGGGCGAGATTGAAACAATAAAGGTGCAACGCATTCGCGACGAAGGTGCACAGCGCGTCACAAACATATGGTTCGCGCCAGAGTGGAACTATGCACTCGTAAAACTGATGCAACGCGAAGAAAATGGCAAAAGCTACCAGATCACCCTGACAAAATTACTCATTGATGGAAAAGAAATTTCCATCAAAAAATAA
- a CDS encoding OmpP1/FadL family transporter — MNTKTLRKAALAAAICSVTAGTYSSGAFAAGFALQESSTSGLGRAFAAENAIGDNAAILARNPAGSALFNEMAFSVGVTYVNPEIDAAGTTDYYLLTQQGPVLAASVFDTADDYASSAFVPNAYLAIPVDDCWSFGIAMNTDYGLETDFNSSWPVTHISDKTELLSVTIAPSVAFDFNNQFSIGLSANFLYGDATLKTKVPNNFVLEDAAEQLLGFPVSNAKILDADGDDWYVGWSIGGLWRSADGHTHVGVSYQSELRPEIDADVNSDLLPSFVDGRPFDNERARLTLDLPDTLEIGIYHRFDEHWGIAMGALWTDWDDFERLQAFFPDQRINDEPVDRYNPLLIKEENFQSGWRYSLGAEYYPCEEITWRVGYAYDNGAARDGLNEDGRIESAAVGLNGGLGLPVTWRTLSIPDADRQWVTFGGTYKFNDQLSVDGGLAYIWGDDEPIQEFQALPLTPDIGLGTYFNGGTTNLEAWLVGASLNYSF; from the coding sequence ATGAACACTAAAACTCTGCGTAAAGCCGCATTAGCCGCAGCGATCTGTTCCGTAACCGCCGGTACTTATTCGAGTGGCGCATTTGCAGCTGGTTTCGCCCTCCAGGAATCCAGTACCTCCGGTTTGGGCCGCGCGTTTGCCGCGGAAAATGCCATTGGTGATAACGCCGCCATTCTCGCTCGCAACCCGGCAGGTTCTGCGCTGTTCAATGAAATGGCTTTCTCCGTAGGCGTGACCTACGTAAACCCGGAAATTGATGCCGCGGGCACCACAGACTACTACCTGCTGACCCAGCAAGGCCCGGTGCTGGCCGCGTCTGTATTCGATACAGCAGACGACTACGCCAGCTCCGCATTCGTACCCAATGCCTACCTGGCGATTCCGGTAGACGACTGCTGGTCATTCGGTATTGCCATGAATACCGACTACGGCCTGGAGACCGATTTTAATTCCAGCTGGCCGGTAACCCACATCTCCGACAAAACTGAGCTGCTGTCTGTCACCATCGCGCCGTCTGTTGCGTTTGACTTCAACAACCAGTTCAGCATCGGGCTGTCTGCGAACTTCCTGTATGGCGACGCCACACTGAAGACCAAAGTCCCGAACAACTTCGTACTGGAAGATGCTGCGGAGCAGCTGCTAGGTTTCCCTGTCTCCAACGCCAAAATCCTCGACGCCGATGGCGATGACTGGTATGTAGGGTGGAGCATCGGCGGTCTGTGGCGCAGTGCAGACGGCCACACCCACGTGGGCGTTTCCTATCAGTCCGAGCTGCGCCCTGAGATTGATGCAGACGTAAATTCCGATCTGCTGCCTTCCTTTGTCGATGGACGTCCATTTGACAATGAGCGCGCTCGACTGACTCTGGACCTTCCCGACACTCTGGAAATCGGCATCTACCACCGCTTCGATGAGCACTGGGGCATCGCCATGGGCGCCCTGTGGACCGACTGGGACGACTTCGAGCGCCTGCAAGCCTTCTTCCCGGATCAGCGTATCAACGATGAGCCTGTAGATCGTTACAACCCACTGCTGATCAAAGAAGAAAACTTTCAGAGCGGCTGGCGCTACAGCCTGGGTGCGGAATACTACCCGTGTGAAGAAATCACCTGGCGCGTGGGCTACGCCTACGACAACGGTGCAGCACGCGATGGTCTGAACGAAGATGGCCGCATCGAATCCGCTGCTGTGGGCCTGAATGGCGGCTTGGGTCTGCCGGTAACCTGGCGCACCCTGTCCATTCCGGACGCGGATCGTCAGTGGGTTACCTTCGGCGGCACCTACAAGTTCAACGACCAGCTGAGCGTCGATGGTGGTCTGGCTTACATCTGGGGTGATGACGAGCCCATCCAGGAGTTCCAGGCTCTGCCGCTGACTCCAGACATCGGTCTCGGCACCTACTTTAACGGTGGCACCACCAACCTGGAAGCCTGGCTGGTAGGTGCATCTCTGAACTACAGCTTCTAA
- a CDS encoding CmpA/NrtA family ABC transporter substrate-binding protein encodes MTWNKPFKTLAASLALAVGFSISPATAEELGYPEKEELTFGFIKLTDMAPIAIAYEKGYFEDEGLYVTIEAQANWKVLLDGVIDGRLDGAHMLAGQPIAATMGFGTKAEIITPFSMDLNGNGITVSNAIWEEMKPNIPKQADGKPVHPIKADALKPVVEKYKDEGKPFNMGMVFPVSTHNYELRYWLAAGGIHPGYYAPHKGDISGQIDADALLSVTPPPQMPATLEAGTIYGYCVGEPWNQQAVFKGIGVPVVTDYEIWKDNPEKVFGITKEFAEKYPNTTVRVTRALIRAAMWLDENNNANRPEAVKILSQSNYVGADYDVIANSMTGTFEYEKGDKREVPDFNVFFRYNATYPYYSDAIWYLTQMRRWGQISEDKPDDWYKELAAKVYRPDIYQAAAKSLIEEKLATAAQFPDFETEDGFRNPQTHFIDGIVYNGKEPNAYIEKFDIGLKSGQKL; translated from the coding sequence ATGACCTGGAACAAGCCATTTAAAACTCTTGCAGCGTCTCTAGCGCTGGCAGTGGGCTTCAGCATTTCGCCCGCTACCGCCGAGGAGCTGGGCTACCCGGAAAAAGAAGAACTGACGTTTGGTTTTATCAAGCTGACCGATATGGCCCCCATCGCCATCGCTTACGAAAAGGGCTACTTCGAAGATGAAGGCCTTTACGTAACCATCGAAGCGCAGGCCAACTGGAAAGTATTGCTGGACGGCGTAATCGATGGACGCCTGGACGGTGCCCACATGCTCGCAGGCCAGCCAATCGCCGCGACCATGGGCTTCGGCACCAAAGCCGAGATCATCACTCCCTTCTCCATGGACCTGAACGGTAACGGCATTACCGTTTCCAATGCCATCTGGGAAGAGATGAAGCCAAACATTCCCAAACAGGCGGATGGCAAGCCGGTACACCCGATCAAGGCAGACGCGCTGAAGCCGGTTGTTGAAAAATACAAAGATGAAGGTAAGCCCTTCAACATGGGTATGGTATTCCCAGTATCCACGCACAACTATGAGCTGCGCTATTGGCTCGCCGCTGGCGGTATCCACCCGGGCTACTACGCACCGCATAAAGGCGACATCTCCGGCCAGATTGATGCAGACGCCCTTCTGTCCGTAACTCCGCCACCGCAAATGCCAGCCACTCTGGAAGCCGGCACCATCTACGGCTACTGCGTAGGTGAGCCCTGGAACCAGCAGGCGGTATTTAAAGGCATTGGCGTACCGGTAGTAACCGACTACGAAATCTGGAAGGACAACCCGGAAAAAGTCTTCGGCATCACCAAAGAGTTTGCTGAAAAATATCCGAACACCACCGTTCGTGTTACCCGCGCTCTGATTCGTGCCGCTATGTGGCTGGACGAGAACAACAACGCGAACCGCCCGGAAGCGGTGAAGATTCTCTCCCAGTCTAACTACGTGGGCGCCGACTACGACGTAATTGCCAACAGTATGACCGGTACTTTTGAGTACGAAAAAGGCGACAAGCGCGAAGTACCAGACTTCAACGTATTCTTCCGCTACAACGCGACCTACCCCTACTACTCCGACGCTATCTGGTACCTGACTCAGATGCGCCGCTGGGGCCAGATCTCCGAAGACAAGCCTGACGACTGGTACAAAGAACTGGCAGCCAAGGTATACCGCCCTGACATTTACCAGGCAGCCGCCAAGTCCCTGATTGAAGAGAAGCTGGCTACTGCAGCGCAATTCCCAGACTTCGAAACCGAAGATGGCTTCCGCAACCCGCAGACCCACTTCATCGACGGTATCGTCTACAACGGCAAAGAGCCAAATGCTTACATCGAGAAATTCGATATTGGCCTGAAGTCCGGACAAAAACTGTAA
- a CDS encoding ABC transporter permease, translating into MNTATVIATKFSGLKLPQLDGTFFSNAIRLVALPAAGILAFLLLWSVTAQNIDTSLGKFPGPAAVMEQFNALHDEHQRSREKEQAFYERQEKRNAERVAKDPNYQPKIRAYTGKETFLDQIITSLVTVMSGFLLAVAIAIPLGITIGLSQALNNAINPIIQIFKPVSPLAWLPLVTMVVSALYTSPDPLVAKSFLNSLITVTLCCLWPMVINTAVGVAGIDKDLVNVSKVLRLPALRHVQKIVLPASVPMIFTGMRLSLGVAWMVLIAAEMLAQNPGLGKFVWDEFQNGSSDSLARIMAAVLVIGLIGFLLDRGMLALQKLVSWDKTAN; encoded by the coding sequence ATGAATACCGCTACTGTAATCGCCACAAAATTCAGCGGCCTAAAGCTGCCGCAACTGGACGGAACCTTTTTCAGCAATGCCATCCGACTGGTGGCACTGCCCGCCGCAGGCATACTCGCTTTCCTGCTGCTATGGTCCGTCACTGCACAGAATATTGATACATCATTGGGTAAGTTTCCCGGTCCCGCTGCAGTCATGGAGCAGTTCAATGCCCTGCATGATGAGCACCAGCGCTCCCGCGAAAAAGAGCAGGCCTTCTATGAGCGCCAGGAAAAGCGCAATGCGGAACGTGTAGCAAAAGACCCAAACTACCAGCCCAAAATCCGCGCCTACACAGGTAAAGAAACCTTCTTGGATCAGATCATTACCAGTCTGGTAACCGTCATGAGCGGCTTCCTGCTGGCAGTAGCTATCGCCATTCCACTGGGTATCACCATTGGTTTGAGCCAAGCGCTGAACAACGCAATCAATCCGATCATTCAGATCTTCAAGCCGGTATCGCCACTGGCCTGGCTGCCGCTGGTGACCATGGTGGTCTCCGCACTGTATACGTCGCCAGACCCACTGGTAGCCAAATCGTTTCTGAATTCACTCATCACAGTAACCTTGTGCTGCCTGTGGCCAATGGTTATCAACACCGCGGTCGGTGTTGCCGGTATTGATAAAGACTTGGTGAATGTGAGTAAAGTACTGCGCCTGCCCGCCCTGCGACACGTGCAAAAAATTGTTCTGCCAGCCTCCGTACCCATGATCTTTACCGGCATGCGTCTCTCCCTCGGCGTGGCCTGGATGGTACTCATCGCAGCGGAAATGCTGGCACAGAACCCCGGCCTCGGAAAATTCGTATGGGACGAGTTCCAGAATGGTAGCTCCGACTCCCTGGCCCGCATCATGGCCGCAGTACTGGTCATCGGCTTGATTGGCTTCCTGCTCGACCGCGGCATGCTGGCCCTGCAAAAACTGGTTTCCTGGGACAAAACAGCGAACTAA
- a CDS encoding ABC transporter ATP-binding protein, translating to MSVLLDISHIDMEFPTPNGPFTALRDVDLKISQGEFVSLIGHSGCGKSTVLNVVAGLYQATRGGVILNGKEVTEPGPERAVVFQNHSLLPWLTAYENVELAVKQVFGKNKSKAEMREWIEHNLDLVHMSHAMHKRPDEISGGMKQRVGIARALAMQPKVLLMDEPFGALDALTRAHMQDSLMEIQAELNNTVIMITHDVDEAVLLSDRIVMMTNGPAATIGEILEVDLERPRHRLELADDPLYNQYRAKVLKFLHERHSKPDVPTKKSVPAKSNTAPAQTAGDIKETVDNAA from the coding sequence ATGAGCGTACTTCTAGATATCAGCCATATCGATATGGAATTCCCGACCCCGAATGGTCCCTTCACCGCCTTGCGCGATGTGGACCTGAAGATTTCCCAGGGCGAATTCGTATCGCTGATCGGCCACTCCGGCTGCGGTAAATCCACCGTCTTGAATGTTGTAGCAGGCCTTTATCAAGCAACCCGTGGCGGCGTTATCCTGAACGGGAAAGAAGTGACCGAGCCGGGCCCGGAGCGGGCTGTTGTATTCCAGAACCACTCCCTGCTGCCTTGGCTTACCGCGTATGAAAACGTGGAGCTGGCGGTAAAGCAGGTGTTTGGCAAAAACAAATCCAAAGCCGAAATGCGCGAATGGATCGAACATAACCTCGATCTCGTACACATGAGCCACGCCATGCACAAACGGCCGGACGAGATTTCCGGTGGAATGAAGCAGCGTGTCGGTATCGCCCGCGCCCTGGCCATGCAGCCAAAAGTTTTGCTGATGGATGAGCCATTTGGCGCACTGGACGCACTGACCCGTGCACACATGCAAGACTCACTGATGGAAATTCAGGCAGAACTCAACAATACCGTGATCATGATCACCCATGATGTGGATGAGGCAGTGCTACTTTCCGATCGCATCGTAATGATGACCAACGGCCCGGCCGCCACCATAGGTGAAATTCTGGAGGTGGATCTGGAACGCCCGCGCCATCGACTGGAACTGGCAGATGACCCGCTCTACAACCAATACCGGGCCAAGGTACTGAAGTTCCTGCACGAGCGACACAGTAAACCGGACGTGCCGACCAAGAAGTCTGTACCGGCAAAATCAAATACTGCACCAGCGCAAACAGCCGGGGATATCAAAGAAACCGTCGATAACGCGGCCTGA
- a CDS encoding alginate export family protein, which yields MKNQKTSTQPLLTKSLLALTMGALIASPAFSQEMTEEQAPQVASFADALAQADVTLGLRARTEMVDVDGVDYDLTSVQTRLTFSSASYEGFSTLIEMDDVAHITDFEGGVADPEGTEVNQAYLAYTTGATTAKFGRQRILLDNQRFVGGVGFRQNEQTYDAFSVTNTSLEDTTLFLAHVNNVNRIFGEDSPLGDHTNNTVLLNAKYAGLSAGTLSGYAYLIDNEDATHFSTDTYGVRFAGGQGGLKYALEYAMQSSAADNPADYDADYLLAEGSYKVGSVNISGGYEVLGADGADGQFITPLATLHKFQGWNDKLLGGGTGNIAGGVEDVYLSVGTSLGAVKLAFNYHQLSSNDSGISGMDKLGSEAGFLVAGKLAGVNLSMKYSNYTADDFSVDTDKLWLTAAAKF from the coding sequence ATGAAAAACCAAAAAACTTCCACCCAACCGCTTCTGACCAAAAGCCTGCTGGCCCTGACCATGGGCGCCCTGATCGCCTCACCGGCCTTCTCCCAGGAAATGACCGAAGAGCAGGCGCCCCAAGTTGCGAGCTTTGCCGACGCACTGGCCCAGGCTGACGTCACTCTGGGCCTGCGCGCGCGCACCGAAATGGTTGATGTCGACGGCGTCGATTATGACCTCACCAGTGTGCAAACCCGACTGACCTTTTCCTCCGCATCTTACGAGGGTTTCAGCACTCTGATTGAGATGGATGATGTAGCCCACATCACCGATTTCGAAGGTGGCGTTGCAGACCCGGAAGGCACCGAGGTGAACCAGGCCTATCTCGCTTATACCACTGGTGCCACCACAGCGAAGTTTGGTCGCCAGCGTATCTTGCTGGACAACCAGCGTTTTGTTGGTGGTGTAGGCTTCCGTCAGAATGAGCAGACGTACGACGCCTTCAGCGTAACCAACACCAGCCTGGAAGACACCACCCTGTTCCTGGCACACGTAAATAACGTGAATCGTATTTTTGGTGAAGACAGCCCGCTCGGCGACCACACCAACAACACCGTCCTGCTGAACGCTAAATATGCAGGCCTTTCCGCTGGCACGCTGAGCGGCTACGCCTACCTAATCGACAATGAAGATGCCACTCACTTTTCTACCGACACTTACGGTGTGCGCTTTGCCGGTGGCCAGGGCGGCCTGAAGTACGCGCTGGAGTACGCCATGCAATCCTCCGCAGCGGATAACCCGGCTGACTACGACGCGGACTACCTGCTGGCGGAAGGCAGCTACAAAGTAGGTTCTGTAAACATCTCTGGTGGCTACGAAGTACTGGGTGCTGACGGCGCCGACGGCCAGTTCATCACCCCTCTGGCCACCCTGCACAAGTTCCAGGGCTGGAATGACAAGCTGCTCGGCGGTGGTACCGGCAACATTGCCGGCGGTGTTGAAGATGTTTATCTGTCCGTGGGCACCAGCCTGGGCGCTGTGAAACTGGCGTTCAACTACCACCAGCTGAGCTCCAATGATAGCGGCATATCCGGTATGGACAAGCTCGGTAGCGAAGCTGGCTTCCTGGTTGCAGGCAAACTGGCCGGTGTAAACCTGAGCATGAAGTACAGCAACTACACCGCTGACGACTTCAGCGTAGACACCGACAAACTGTGGCTGACCGCTGCAGCTAAATTCTAA